The Streptomyces sp. NBC_00344 genome includes a window with the following:
- a CDS encoding GH92 family glycosyl hydrolase, with amino-acid sequence MHWTQRLRGAGTAVAAVTLLGGVLAAPTAQAAASHPGDQLTDLVNPFIGTENEGNTYPGAAVPFGMVQLSPDTGHNTGYDHAQTQIRGFSSVHISGVGCGLGGDLPTLPTTGDVTETDYAKYAAKFSHDDEKAAPGYYKVGLDSGITAELTATKRTGVQRYTFPATGKANVLLNAGQSLHKTLSTTVEVLDSRTIRTAITGSGFCQDTKPYTLYTVTRFDRPFTTSGTWKDGTVTEGSRKSTGTAGNGAWVRFDTTKDRTVEATTAISYVDASGAARNLRAEGGRSFERAEHAAQSAWEDRLEQVRAKGGSDTQRRTFYSSLYRSFLAPNIGSDVDGRYTGWDQKIHRARGFDYYQNWSLWDTYRTQTQLLSLLAPREERNMAISVLKIDEESGWLPKWGYGTVETNIMTGDPVTPFLTNAYQQGLLKGYEEQAYRALKKNADGTPPDDSPAVGREANTEYIKNGFAPYIKDRPHAKPGDSDFDHGASATLEYALSDAMLAQMAGELGHKADAARYAARAQSYRNIFDPTTGFFRARDENGAFTGPADPAQSEGFHEGTSWQYQWMVPQDISGMVDLIGGKDTANQRLDSFFAYQQLLTDPAKTARDVWVNGPYDYYNADKYNPQNEPDLIAPYTYLSTGQPWKTTDVVHAALTLFTDAPTGMTGNDDLGTMSAWNVLSSIGIFPVQPGTDTWGLSTPAFERVDLELDRRYYPHGHLTVSAPGASDTDRYIQSAAVDGKGHAKTYLTTDEIRSGRNLSYTVGPKPSDWGTAPSAAPPAIG; translated from the coding sequence ATGCATTGGACCCAACGGCTTCGCGGAGCGGGAACGGCCGTCGCGGCTGTCACCCTCCTCGGCGGAGTCCTCGCCGCACCGACGGCCCAGGCCGCCGCGTCCCACCCCGGCGATCAACTGACCGATCTGGTCAACCCGTTCATCGGCACAGAGAACGAGGGCAACACCTATCCGGGTGCCGCTGTCCCCTTCGGTATGGTCCAGCTCTCGCCGGACACCGGCCACAACACCGGTTACGACCACGCCCAGACCCAGATCCGCGGCTTCTCCAGCGTGCACATCTCCGGTGTGGGCTGCGGTCTCGGCGGTGATCTGCCGACGCTGCCCACCACGGGCGACGTCACCGAGACCGACTACGCGAAGTACGCGGCGAAGTTCAGCCACGACGACGAGAAGGCGGCGCCCGGCTATTACAAGGTGGGCCTCGACTCCGGAATCACCGCGGAGCTCACCGCCACCAAGCGCACCGGTGTTCAGCGCTACACCTTCCCTGCGACCGGCAAGGCCAATGTTCTGCTGAACGCCGGCCAGTCGCTGCACAAGACCCTCTCCACCACCGTGGAGGTCCTCGACTCCCGCACGATCCGTACCGCCATCACCGGCAGCGGGTTCTGCCAGGACACCAAGCCGTACACCCTCTATACCGTCACCCGCTTCGACCGCCCCTTCACCACGTCGGGCACCTGGAAGGACGGAACCGTCACCGAGGGCTCCAGGAAGTCCACCGGCACGGCGGGCAACGGCGCCTGGGTCCGCTTCGACACCACCAAGGACCGCACGGTCGAGGCCACCACGGCCATCAGTTACGTGGACGCCTCCGGTGCGGCGCGCAATCTGCGCGCCGAGGGCGGCAGGAGCTTCGAGCGCGCGGAGCACGCCGCACAGTCGGCCTGGGAGGACCGGCTCGAGCAGGTCCGGGCCAAGGGGGGCAGCGACACCCAGCGCCGGACCTTCTACTCCTCGCTCTACCGGTCCTTCCTCGCGCCGAACATCGGCAGTGACGTGGACGGCCGTTACACGGGCTGGGACCAGAAGATCCACCGGGCCAGGGGCTTCGACTACTACCAGAACTGGTCCCTCTGGGACACCTACCGCACCCAGACCCAGCTCCTCTCGCTGCTCGCCCCGCGTGAGGAGAGGAACATGGCCATCTCCGTCCTGAAGATCGACGAAGAGAGCGGCTGGCTGCCCAAGTGGGGTTACGGAACGGTCGAGACGAACATCATGACCGGTGACCCGGTCACGCCGTTCCTCACCAACGCCTACCAGCAGGGGCTGCTCAAGGGATACGAGGAGCAGGCGTACCGCGCGCTGAAGAAGAACGCCGACGGCACCCCGCCCGATGACTCTCCCGCGGTGGGCCGCGAGGCCAACACCGAGTACATCAAGAACGGTTTCGCGCCGTACATCAAGGACCGCCCGCACGCCAAGCCCGGTGACTCGGACTTCGACCACGGCGCATCGGCCACACTCGAGTACGCGCTCTCGGACGCGATGCTCGCCCAGATGGCGGGCGAACTCGGTCACAAGGCGGATGCCGCCCGCTATGCGGCACGGGCCCAGAGCTACCGCAACATCTTCGACCCCACGACCGGCTTCTTCCGGGCCCGTGACGAGAACGGCGCCTTCACCGGCCCGGCCGACCCGGCGCAGAGCGAGGGCTTCCACGAAGGAACCTCGTGGCAGTACCAGTGGATGGTCCCGCAGGACATCTCCGGCATGGTGGATCTGATCGGGGGCAAGGACACGGCCAACCAGCGCCTCGACTCCTTCTTCGCCTATCAGCAGCTTCTCACGGACCCGGCGAAGACGGCCCGCGACGTCTGGGTCAACGGCCCCTACGACTACTACAACGCGGACAAGTACAACCCGCAGAACGAGCCCGACCTGATCGCGCCGTACACCTATCTCTCCACCGGGCAGCCCTGGAAGACGACCGACGTGGTACACGCCGCGCTGACGCTCTTCACGGACGCCCCGACCGGCATGACGGGCAATGACGATCTGGGCACCATGTCCGCCTGGAACGTGCTGTCATCCATCGGGATCTTCCCGGTGCAGCCGGGCACCGACACCTGGGGTCTCTCGACGCCCGCCTTCGAGCGGGTCGACCTCGAGCTCGACCGCCGCTACTACCCGCACGGTCACCTGACGGTGTCCGCTCCGGGTGCCTCGGACACCGACCGCTACATCCAGTCGGCCGCTGTCGACGGCAAGGGCCACGCCAAGACGTATCTCACCACCGACGAGATCCGCTCGGGCCGCAACCTCTCCTATACGGTCGGGCCCAAGCCCTCCGACTGGGGCACCGCCCCCTCGGCGGCCCCGCCCGCCATAGGCTGA
- a CDS encoding ABC transporter substrate-binding protein has translation MNPTTLLRRTTTRMILATGLAASLALVSGCAKSEDSDSKDKTAASDSGDSGQVVATPTAGDAKSCTIDQFGGKKLDIKGATIGFSQSEKEANPFRIAETASMKAEAKKRGLKLLTANAQSQFSKQISDVQDLIAKGADLLVIAPLNSDGWGPVLRSAGAKHIPIVTVDRKINAAACKDYVSFIGSDFVQQGKRAADQMIESTGGKGKIAILLGSAGNNVTTERTKGFKDELKAKAPGLKVVVEQTGDFAREKGQQVTEQLIQSNPDITGLYAENDEMGIGAVNALKGAGKKAGAVKIVTVDGTRNAVQEIVDGWISGVVESNPRFGPLAFETLDNFTKGQKVAQDIIIQDTQYNKDNAKTDIDKAF, from the coding sequence ATGAACCCGACCACTCTCCTTCGACGTACGACCACAAGAATGATTCTCGCCACCGGTCTCGCCGCAAGCCTCGCGCTCGTGTCGGGCTGCGCCAAGTCCGAGGACTCGGACTCGAAGGACAAGACCGCCGCATCCGACAGCGGAGATTCGGGCCAGGTCGTCGCCACCCCGACCGCGGGTGATGCGAAGAGCTGCACCATCGACCAGTTCGGCGGCAAGAAGCTCGACATCAAGGGCGCGACCATCGGCTTCTCGCAGTCCGAGAAAGAGGCCAACCCCTTCCGGATCGCCGAGACCGCCTCCATGAAGGCCGAGGCGAAGAAGCGCGGGCTGAAGCTGCTCACGGCCAACGCCCAGTCGCAGTTCTCCAAGCAGATCAGCGACGTGCAGGACCTGATCGCCAAGGGCGCGGACCTGCTGGTCATCGCACCGCTCAACTCCGACGGCTGGGGACCTGTGCTGCGTTCGGCAGGCGCCAAGCACATTCCCATCGTCACCGTCGACCGCAAGATCAACGCTGCGGCCTGCAAGGACTACGTGAGCTTCATCGGCTCCGACTTCGTCCAGCAGGGCAAGCGGGCGGCCGACCAGATGATCGAGTCCACCGGCGGCAAGGGCAAGATCGCCATCCTGCTCGGATCCGCGGGGAACAACGTCACCACCGAACGCACCAAGGGCTTCAAGGACGAGCTCAAAGCGAAGGCACCCGGACTGAAGGTGGTCGTCGAGCAGACCGGGGACTTCGCCCGCGAGAAGGGCCAGCAGGTCACCGAACAGCTCATCCAGTCCAACCCGGACATCACCGGGCTCTACGCCGAGAACGACGAGATGGGCATCGGCGCCGTCAACGCGCTGAAGGGCGCGGGCAAGAAGGCCGGCGCGGTCAAGATTGTCACGGTGGACGGAACCCGCAACGCCGTCCAGGAGATCGTGGACGGCTGGATCAGCGGAGTCGTGGAGTCCAACCCGCGCTTCGGACCGCTCGCCTTCGAGACCCTCGACAACTTCACCAAGGGTCAGAAGGTCGCGCAGGACATCATCATCCAGGACACCCAGTACAACAAGGACAACGCCAAGACCGACATCGACAAGGCGTTCTGA
- a CDS encoding PA14 domain-containing protein, with protein MPAAVAAADPAGSVEVHGLKGDYYTQSAPGAFDFDQLKATAFDPDIDFPTLESRLTSATGQADDASIRWTGKIVPEKSGAHTFSMIGDNGFRLWIDGKPVIDHWVDDWEKEQTSQPVELNAGQAYDIKVEYFEHEGGSNLHLKWTPPGGTEQPVPQSAFRLPDGYSYDGAIAATVQKNGRSLKLDFAQKVAPPPATLGDHLQAVIGGAAWPLGSIKADPADARSLTVALKEPVVGKKGGGATGLADIRYDGKGGLNGEDGKAVGPFWSSGPNNSEYELSTKWAGQVGPSNALPEYPRPQLTRDAWQNLNGSWQFAAAKAGEKPPVGRQLAEKILVPYPVESQLSGVERHEDRMWYRRTFTVPKNWKVGKDKHLQLNFGAVDWQAEVYVNGRKVAEHKGGYDKFSADITDALKPGRTQEVIVGVYDPTDAKGGENPPMGKQRLDPSGIWYTPSSGIWQTVWMEPVAADHAGALKITPDVAGQKTAVEVQGVRDGVPVTATAYDGKREVGRATGRTGSPLSVSVPHPHLWSPDDPHLYQLKVSVGSDRVGSYFGMRSIAVEKVDGTPRTVLNGKPVFMMATLDQGFWPDGLYTAPTDEALAYDLKMHKQMGFNSVRKHIKVEPDRWFYWADKLGLMVWQDMPAMEAGTNPSAAARAEYEHEMKQMIDQHSSHPSVVMWVTFNEGWGQYDMARIADQAKSWDPTRLVNSMSGINLGADGGTGDIIDEHGYPSPALPQPDGRRALVSGEYGGLGLAVPGHAWAVQQSYIAVDQATYTDDYLAKLDEVHKLACQGSNGAVYTQISDVEGELNGLMTYDRKVVKPDVKRVKAAQDALIHDASQAVPAGCPAS; from the coding sequence ATGCCCGCTGCCGTCGCGGCGGCTGATCCGGCGGGCTCCGTCGAAGTCCATGGCCTCAAGGGCGACTACTACACCCAGTCGGCCCCCGGCGCATTCGACTTCGACCAGCTCAAGGCCACCGCCTTCGATCCGGACATCGACTTCCCCACACTCGAATCACGACTCACATCCGCAACCGGTCAGGCGGACGATGCCAGCATCCGGTGGACCGGAAAGATAGTCCCCGAGAAGTCCGGCGCCCACACGTTCTCGATGATCGGTGACAACGGTTTCCGGCTCTGGATCGACGGAAAACCGGTCATCGACCACTGGGTCGACGACTGGGAGAAGGAACAGACCTCCCAGCCGGTCGAGCTGAACGCGGGCCAGGCCTATGACATCAAGGTCGAGTACTTCGAACACGAGGGCGGATCGAATCTCCACCTGAAGTGGACCCCGCCCGGAGGTACCGAGCAGCCGGTTCCGCAGTCGGCCTTCCGGCTGCCCGACGGCTACTCGTACGACGGAGCCATCGCTGCCACCGTCCAGAAGAACGGCCGCAGCCTCAAGCTCGACTTCGCCCAGAAGGTCGCGCCACCGCCGGCCACGCTCGGCGACCATCTCCAAGCGGTGATCGGCGGGGCGGCCTGGCCGCTCGGTTCGATCAAGGCCGACCCGGCGGACGCCCGCAGCCTCACCGTCGCGCTCAAGGAACCCGTCGTCGGCAAGAAGGGCGGTGGCGCCACCGGACTGGCCGACATCCGCTACGACGGAAAGGGCGGTCTCAACGGCGAGGACGGCAAGGCCGTCGGGCCATTCTGGTCCAGCGGTCCCAACAACTCCGAGTACGAGCTCAGCACCAAGTGGGCCGGCCAGGTCGGCCCCTCCAACGCGCTGCCCGAGTACCCGAGGCCGCAGCTGACCCGCGACGCCTGGCAGAACCTCAACGGCAGCTGGCAGTTCGCCGCGGCCAAGGCGGGGGAGAAGCCTCCGGTCGGCAGGCAACTGGCCGAGAAGATCCTTGTGCCCTATCCCGTCGAGTCTCAGCTCTCCGGTGTGGAGCGGCACGAGGACCGGATGTGGTACCGCCGCACCTTCACCGTTCCCAAGAACTGGAAGGTCGGCAAGGACAAGCATCTGCAGCTCAATTTCGGCGCCGTCGACTGGCAGGCCGAGGTGTATGTCAACGGCAGGAAGGTCGCGGAACACAAGGGCGGCTACGACAAGTTCAGCGCCGACATCACCGACGCTCTCAAGCCGGGCCGCACCCAGGAGGTGATCGTCGGTGTCTACGACCCGACCGATGCCAAGGGCGGCGAGAACCCCCCGATGGGCAAGCAGCGTCTGGACCCGAGCGGCATCTGGTACACCCCGAGTTCCGGCATCTGGCAGACCGTCTGGATGGAACCGGTAGCGGCCGACCACGCCGGCGCGCTGAAGATCACCCCCGATGTCGCGGGGCAGAAGACCGCGGTCGAGGTACAGGGCGTGCGGGACGGTGTCCCGGTGACCGCGACCGCGTACGACGGCAAGCGCGAGGTGGGTAGGGCCACCGGCCGTACCGGTTCCCCGCTCTCCGTGTCCGTCCCGCATCCGCATCTCTGGTCACCGGATGATCCGCACCTCTATCAGCTGAAGGTAAGCGTCGGATCGGACCGGGTGGGCAGCTACTTCGGGATGCGGTCGATCGCGGTCGAGAAGGTCGACGGCACCCCGCGTACGGTGCTCAACGGCAAGCCCGTCTTCATGATGGCCACGCTCGACCAGGGCTTCTGGCCGGACGGCCTGTACACCGCGCCCACCGACGAGGCTCTGGCCTACGACCTCAAGATGCACAAGCAGATGGGTTTCAACTCCGTCCGCAAGCACATCAAGGTGGAGCCCGACCGCTGGTTCTACTGGGCGGACAAACTGGGTCTGATGGTCTGGCAGGACATGCCGGCCATGGAAGCCGGCACGAACCCGTCCGCGGCCGCCCGCGCCGAGTACGAGCACGAGATGAAGCAGATGATCGACCAGCACAGCAGCCATCCGTCGGTCGTCATGTGGGTGACCTTCAACGAGGGATGGGGCCAGTACGACATGGCGCGCATCGCCGACCAGGCCAAGTCCTGGGACCCGACACGCCTCGTCAACAGCATGTCCGGCATCAACCTGGGTGCCGACGGCGGTACCGGCGACATCATCGACGAACACGGGTATCCGAGTCCGGCCCTGCCGCAACCCGACGGCAGAAGGGCTCTGGTCAGCGGTGAGTACGGCGGACTGGGGCTGGCGGTGCCCGGCCACGCCTGGGCCGTGCAGCAGTCGTACATCGCGGTCGACCAGGCCACGTACACCGACGACTACCTCGCCAAGCTGGACGAGGTGCACAAGCTCGCCTGCCAGGGCAGCAATGGTGCCGTCTACACCCAGATCTCCGATGTGGAGGGTGAGCTGAACGGGTTGATGACCTACGACCGGAAGGTCGTCAAGCCCGATGTGAAGCGGGTGAAGGCCGCTCAGGACGCGCTGATCCATGACGCGTCGCAAGCAGTTCCGGCGGGATGCCCCGCCTCCTGA
- a CDS encoding LacI family DNA-binding transcriptional regulator has protein sequence MGVSLKDVAERAGVSIKTVSNVVNNYQHVTPGMRTRVQQAIDELGYVPNLTARHLRKGRTGILALAVPELGNPYFAELAGAVVDAAAEHEYTVLLDHTRGEREQEILVSQGFRARVIDGLILSPIELEEDDLRSRSHDAPLVLLGEREYDLPYDHIAIDNVAASRAAVRHLIGLGRSRIAYLGARTDRSNRPAHLRLRGWREELTAAGLPAPDALVAPTSGWDRGDGAAAMAWLLDSGQRPDAVFAYNDLVAIGAMRVLSERGLRVPWDVAVVGFDDIAEGRFGAVTLTTVSPDKQSIARLAVESVISSLQGPDQRPDAGIGRELTADFRLVERESTLGRR, from the coding sequence GTGGGGGTAAGCCTCAAGGATGTCGCCGAGCGCGCGGGCGTCTCCATCAAGACCGTCTCGAACGTCGTGAACAACTACCAGCACGTCACTCCAGGCATGCGGACCAGGGTCCAGCAGGCCATCGACGAACTCGGCTACGTACCCAACCTCACCGCCCGCCACCTGCGGAAAGGGCGGACCGGCATCCTCGCTCTCGCCGTCCCCGAGCTGGGCAACCCGTACTTCGCCGAACTCGCGGGTGCGGTCGTCGACGCGGCCGCCGAGCACGAGTACACCGTGCTGCTCGACCACACCCGCGGCGAACGCGAACAGGAGATTCTGGTCAGCCAGGGGTTCCGGGCCCGGGTCATCGACGGACTGATCCTCAGCCCGATCGAGCTGGAGGAGGACGATCTGCGCAGCCGCAGCCATGACGCGCCCCTGGTGCTGCTCGGCGAGCGTGAGTACGACCTGCCCTACGACCACATCGCGATCGACAACGTGGCCGCCTCACGAGCTGCCGTACGACATCTGATCGGACTGGGCCGCAGCCGGATCGCCTATCTCGGTGCGCGTACCGACCGCAGTAATCGCCCCGCCCACCTGCGCCTTCGCGGCTGGCGCGAGGAGCTGACCGCGGCCGGGCTCCCCGCCCCCGACGCTCTGGTGGCCCCCACCAGCGGCTGGGACCGCGGGGACGGGGCGGCGGCGATGGCCTGGCTGCTGGATTCGGGGCAGCGTCCCGACGCGGTGTTCGCCTACAACGACCTGGTCGCGATCGGCGCGATGCGGGTGCTCTCCGAGCGGGGTCTGCGAGTGCCCTGGGACGTGGCGGTAGTGGGTTTCGACGATATCGCCGAGGGCCGGTTCGGCGCTGTCACGCTGACCACGGTCTCGCCGGACAAACAGTCCATCGCCAGACTCGCGGTCGAGTCCGTCATCAGCAGTCTGCAGGGCCCCGACCAGCGGCCGGACGCCGGCATCGGACGCGAACTGACCGCGGACTTCCGCCTGGTGGAACGGGAGAGCACTCTGGGGCGCAGGTGA
- a CDS encoding discoidin domain-containing protein, whose translation MSHHPRELGRRRFAQLLGISAALTAAPLTLSAGRSFAAPAAGTTAPDDVAATYHRVLLAHTRWSETQWDAGQGHYTVKDFGFAVVLGHAVLLTRGSYDADSAGIDRETLRSRTLATITHFAASNRLTGGTEWGRKLFFDTTFQSYFILAARLLWDGLDQATRRNVDTIAREQAQYTTGLGTADDPDSGGWTPHGQTGGFRGDTKLEEMGVYAQSLAPGLAWAPDDARRAGWRDAFGRWSRNETGLPAADLANPALVDGVAVSDNTAQNLYDTFIVENHESFGPHYQAELWRTSGRNAAHFLTAGQPLPEVLTAQPNAGPLWDTLLTVMSDAGEPLMPMVEDREHLYGRDVIPLAFLAQVVGDRAAARAEVSLAERLVAYQAYPPAGRMAKFSGEPKYEPEARAEIAISYLLHEWRARTGSPVRPLSERELFERAGGAQDFSSGPGLLAHQSPGAWAATVTKPGFVKFAWQPAHDDWLFALSGHTPMFLPSTGGKVTVRNALTYSAVRDGFDGSASLLTLDTGFAGLTTLPSGAVVYATSGTGPGEGHLEVRNLTMPGIAGLDGSRTYTAADGSATVPAEDSAAGTGASGRTDELAVQAASFRYVRMQGVTPDPAYGYSLYAFEIRDGARGPDLALGASAGASSADTGKQASLAVDGDTATRWAVSRTDRGRADSWFAVDLGEEHRFDRVTLRWESAAGRAYAVQGSADGRHWTDLARYPQPDLRSHGGWLAVDGRAGLVVRGAHNPLAVYGDTVVLSDGPAEPLLVEGYPSADGPKTRAAAARPVPKADSAAVAVSTADDHLSLFNLSAEPVSTLVSLPGRSGQVLLYPGDQTVTADGTVYRAELGAGSAVLLPPRLALRTDTGARIPAGLRAEVTDASTVRLTGPSGRYAVSAAGGPAARVTLRSGRAREVTVPGVTPYPIADAALGRTTFPTAPLPPGMSDPSAAVDGSPHTAWTPGPGGRMVVDLGAAMRPGSVRVDWTGGRIPAARVELSADGLDYRPAGTLAPHGQHGVLPTDGSARYVALAVPDWARGDASVVSISLT comes from the coding sequence GTGTCGCACCATCCGCGCGAGCTCGGCCGACGCCGTTTCGCCCAGTTGCTCGGCATCTCGGCCGCGCTCACCGCCGCACCACTCACGCTGAGCGCAGGCAGGTCCTTCGCGGCACCCGCCGCCGGAACCACCGCGCCCGACGACGTGGCCGCGACCTACCACCGGGTCCTGCTCGCCCACACCCGCTGGTCGGAGACGCAGTGGGACGCCGGACAGGGCCACTACACCGTCAAGGACTTCGGATTCGCCGTCGTCCTCGGCCATGCGGTCCTGCTGACCCGGGGCAGCTATGACGCCGATTCGGCCGGAATCGACCGTGAGACCCTGCGTTCCCGGACGCTGGCCACGATCACCCATTTCGCTGCCTCCAACCGGCTCACCGGAGGTACCGAGTGGGGTCGCAAGCTCTTCTTCGACACCACGTTCCAGTCGTACTTCATCCTTGCCGCGCGGCTCCTCTGGGACGGTCTCGACCAGGCCACCCGCCGCAACGTCGACACCATCGCCCGGGAACAGGCGCAGTACACCACCGGCCTCGGCACCGCGGATGATCCGGACTCGGGCGGCTGGACTCCGCATGGGCAGACCGGCGGTTTCCGGGGCGACACCAAGCTCGAGGAGATGGGCGTGTACGCCCAGTCGCTCGCCCCCGGCCTCGCCTGGGCGCCCGACGACGCGCGCCGGGCCGGCTGGCGTGACGCCTTCGGCCGCTGGAGCCGTAACGAGACGGGGCTGCCGGCAGCCGACCTCGCCAACCCGGCGCTGGTGGACGGCGTCGCGGTCAGCGACAACACCGCACAGAACCTGTACGACACCTTCATCGTCGAGAACCACGAGTCGTTCGGCCCCCACTACCAGGCCGAACTGTGGCGTACCTCGGGCCGCAACGCCGCACACTTCCTCACCGCCGGGCAGCCGCTGCCCGAGGTGCTGACCGCCCAGCCGAACGCCGGCCCGCTCTGGGACACGCTGCTCACCGTCATGAGCGACGCGGGCGAGCCGCTGATGCCCATGGTCGAGGACCGCGAGCATCTGTACGGCCGCGACGTCATCCCGCTCGCCTTCCTGGCCCAGGTCGTCGGTGACCGCGCGGCCGCGCGCGCCGAAGTGTCGCTCGCCGAGCGGCTGGTGGCCTATCAGGCATACCCGCCGGCCGGCCGGATGGCGAAGTTCTCCGGTGAGCCCAAGTACGAGCCCGAGGCCCGCGCCGAGATCGCCATCAGCTATCTGCTGCACGAATGGCGGGCCCGAACCGGCTCCCCGGTACGCCCGCTGAGCGAGCGTGAGCTGTTCGAGCGGGCCGGTGGCGCGCAGGACTTCTCCTCCGGGCCCGGGCTGCTGGCCCATCAGTCGCCCGGCGCCTGGGCGGCCACCGTGACCAAGCCGGGTTTTGTGAAATTCGCCTGGCAGCCCGCGCACGACGACTGGCTCTTCGCTCTCAGCGGGCACACCCCCATGTTCCTGCCGTCGACCGGCGGGAAGGTGACGGTCCGCAACGCCTTGACGTACAGCGCGGTGCGGGACGGGTTCGACGGCAGCGCGAGTCTGCTCACCTTGGACACCGGGTTCGCAGGCCTGACCACGCTTCCATCGGGAGCCGTCGTCTACGCGACCTCCGGGACCGGCCCGGGGGAGGGGCATCTGGAGGTGCGCAATCTGACCATGCCGGGCATCGCGGGCCTCGACGGCAGCCGCACCTACACGGCCGCCGACGGCAGCGCCACGGTACCGGCCGAGGACAGTGCCGCAGGTACCGGTGCGAGCGGACGCACGGACGAACTGGCTGTGCAAGCAGCGTCCTTCAGATATGTCCGGATGCAGGGCGTCACTCCCGATCCCGCCTACGGCTATTCGCTGTACGCCTTCGAGATCCGCGACGGAGCGAGGGGCCCCGACCTCGCGCTCGGTGCGTCTGCCGGCGCGTCGTCCGCCGACACCGGCAAGCAGGCATCCCTCGCGGTGGACGGTGACACCGCCACCCGCTGGGCGGTGTCCCGTACCGACCGGGGCCGGGCGGACAGCTGGTTCGCCGTCGACCTGGGAGAGGAACACCGCTTCGACCGGGTGACCCTTCGCTGGGAGTCGGCGGCCGGCCGCGCCTATGCGGTGCAGGGTTCGGCCGACGGGCGGCACTGGACCGATCTGGCGCGGTACCCGCAGCCGGACCTCCGCAGCCACGGTGGCTGGCTCGCCGTGGACGGCCGCGCGGGACTCGTGGTGCGCGGGGCGCACAACCCGCTGGCGGTGTACGGGGACACCGTCGTCCTCTCGGACGGGCCTGCCGAGCCGCTGCTCGTCGAGGGATATCCGTCGGCCGACGGGCCGAAGACCCGCGCGGCAGCCGCCCGCCCGGTTCCGAAGGCCGACAGCGCTGCGGTGGCCGTGAGCACCGCCGATGACCATCTGAGTCTCTTCAACCTCTCGGCGGAACCGGTGAGCACCCTGGTCTCCCTCCCCGGGCGGTCCGGTCAGGTGCTCCTCTACCCCGGCGACCAGACCGTCACGGCGGACGGCACGGTCTACCGGGCCGAACTCGGTGCGGGATCCGCCGTGCTGCTGCCGCCGCGTCTCGCGCTCCGTACCGATACGGGTGCCAGGATCCCCGCCGGGCTCCGCGCCGAAGTCACGGATGCGAGCACGGTCCGGCTCACCGGACCGTCCGGCCGTTATGCCGTTTCCGCAGCCGGTGGTCCGGCGGCTCGTGTGACGCTGCGCTCGGGGCGCGCCAGGGAGGTCACCGTCCCGGGCGTCACGCCGTATCCGATCGCCGATGCCGCGCTGGGCCGCACGACCTTCCCCACCGCACCGCTGCCGCCCGGTATGTCCGATCCATCGGCCGCTGTCGACGGCAGCCCGCACACCGCGTGGACACCGGGACCCGGCGGCCGCATGGTGGTCGACCTCGGTGCCGCGATGCGGCCGGGTTCGGTGCGGGTGGACTGGACCGGCGGTCGGATCCCGGCGGCGCGAGTGGAGTTGAGTGCCGACGGTCTCGACTACCGGCCCGCGGGAACGCTCGCCCCGCACGGGCAGCACGGAGTCCTGCCGACGGACGGATCGGCCCGCTATGTGGCCCTCGCCGTTCCCGACTGGGCCAGGGGCGACGCATCAGTCGTTTCGATCAGCCTCACCTGA
- a CDS encoding SH3 domain-containing protein: MPTTVTHRVSFRKSLTVGAGALATAAAVGATLLAAAPAQAAPPAQPYGTVTSPTGLNERQFPSTDSSTRGVLAYRTQVGLECKVRAQNIDGNTVWYRLRGSHNWISARYVNNTGFVKYCKDVLRSDFAPNVAAQKAMG; the protein is encoded by the coding sequence TTGCCCACGACCGTCACACATCGCGTGTCCTTCCGTAAGAGCCTCACGGTCGGAGCAGGTGCTCTGGCCACGGCCGCAGCCGTCGGTGCCACGCTGCTCGCCGCTGCCCCGGCGCAGGCCGCTCCTCCGGCGCAGCCGTACGGTACCGTCACCTCCCCGACCGGCCTGAACGAGCGTCAGTTCCCCAGCACGGACTCGTCCACCCGGGGCGTTCTCGCCTATCGCACCCAGGTCGGCCTGGAGTGCAAGGTCCGTGCCCAGAACATCGACGGCAACACCGTCTGGTACCGGCTCCGTGGCAGCCACAACTGGATCTCCGCCCGGTACGTGAACAACACCGGGTTCGTGAAGTACTGCAAGGACGTGCTGCGCAGCGACTTCGCGCCCAACGTTGCCGCCCAGAAGGCCATGGGCTGA